Genomic segment of Actinomycetota bacterium:
CGCCCGCCGCTGACGGTCGCGGATCTCGGCCAGACCATCCGCAGCGGGCAGACGGTGACTCTGGGCCACGGCACCCTCCCCCCACCGATCGGCCGACGTCGTCGGTCGCAGCATGGGCACGACGGTGATCGCACGCAAACGCTCGATGGTCGCCGCGACGTCGTCCATGGCGCCCGCCTCAGCAACCGAGGCAGCTGCTGAAGTAGCGTCGACTTGCGACGCGGAGGCGGCGTCGCAGTGACGCCCTGGAGGTAGGAAGTGAACGACGACGTCTCGCGCACGCGGGTGGAGCACTTCGCCGACGACGTCGTCGGCATCGACACGATCACCGGCGGTATGACGCAGGTCACCGCTGGGTACCTGTTGCCCGCGCCGCGCCCGACGCTGATCGAGTGCGGGCCGGCGCTGTCGATCGACCACGTGGTCGCCGGGCTGCACGAGGTCGGCCTCGATCCCAGCGACCTTGCCTACCTGATCGTCACCCACATCCACCTGGACCACGCCGGCGGGGCCGGGGACATCGCCGCGGCGTTCCCGTCGGCGACCATCGTCGTGAGCGAGGTCGGCGCTCGACACCTGCACGACCCCGAGAAGCTCAACGAGTCGTCGCGCCGCGTCTACGGCGAGCTCATGGACCGCGTCTACGGCGCCTGCACCCCGATCGAGCGCGACCGGCTCCTGGCGGTCGCAGACGGGGACACGTTGGACGTCGGCGGTGGCCGCACGCTGGAGGTCCTGTACACCCCCGGCCACGCCAAGCACCACATCGGCATCTTCGACGACGCCACCGGCGCCATCTTCGCCGGGGACTCGGTCGGGGTGCAGCTGCCAGGGATGCGTGAGCTCCGCCCCGCCACCCCGCCTCCGGACTTCCACCTCGAGGCGGCGACGCGGTCCCTGAGCCGCTACCTCGAGCGGGACGTCACCCGCCTGTACCTGGCCCACTACGGCCCTCTCGACCCCCCGGTGGACGCCCTACACGACGCCATCAAGCGGCTGCATCTGTGGGCGGCGACCGCCGAA
This window contains:
- a CDS encoding MBL fold metallo-hydrolase encodes the protein MNDDVSRTRVEHFADDVVGIDTITGGMTQVTAGYLLPAPRPTLIECGPALSIDHVVAGLHEVGLDPSDLAYLIVTHIHLDHAGGAGDIAAAFPSATIVVSEVGARHLHDPEKLNESSRRVYGELMDRVYGACTPIERDRLLAVADGDTLDVGGGRTLEVLYTPGHAKHHIGIFDDATGAIFAGDSVGVQLPGMRELRPATPPPDFHLEAATRSLSRYLERDVTRLYLAHYGPLDPPVDALHDAIKRLHLWAATAEAAYQEHDELDHVTETLVQRFADEVDPGLVPDDPHAEERVQLLSGFRSNAAGFLRYFRRRDEGTLTPVG